The following coding sequences lie in one Apium graveolens cultivar Ventura chromosome 3, ASM990537v1, whole genome shotgun sequence genomic window:
- the LOC141713147 gene encoding cytochrome P450 CYP736A12-like — protein MSLADFISVLLVVIALWLFIHLFRSLTSNSGQKPPPGPVGLPLFGSLFELGKLPHRSLYKMSQKYGPIMSLRLGLIPTIVVSSPAAAELFLKTHDAVFANRPKVQFSDSKTMAFSEFGGYWRGVRKFCTMELLSATKIDSMAGLRKEELGFVVEWLKNAAGTGQVVNVSEKVSRLIEDMTCRMLLGKSRDDRFNLTEVLNEMTKTTGAFNIADFIPFLAPLDLQGLVRKTKVTGKALDKILEAIIDEHEQEANEGYEKPNKDFVDVLLSLKSNPPSIHEQLAKNIDRSNIKAIILDIIFGSVETSITAIEWIMAELLRHRRVMKLVQEEIRNVIGDSEFIEESHLSKLDYLHMVVKESMRLHPIIPLLIPHESMEDIVVDGYYIKKKSRIIINSWGLGHDPKNWSENVEEFIPERFLDSNIDLRGKNFELIPFGSGRRGCPGMYLGLTNVKLVVAQLVHSFDWELPYGMSPDELNMDEIFGLSLPRAKHLLAIPKIRQC, from the exons ATGTCTCTAGCAGATTTTATCAGTGTTCTGTTAGTGGTTATAGCCTTATGGCTTTTCATCCATCTATTCCGAAGCTTGACCTCAAACAGTGGCCAGAAGCCACCACCCGGTCCCGTTGGTTTACCACTTTTCGGCAGTCTTTTTGAGTTGGGAAAGCTCCCACACCGCAGTCTCTACAAAATGTCCCAAAAATATGGTCCCATAATGTCCCTGCGCCTGGGCCTTATACCTACAATTGTAGTCTCCTCTCCAGCTGCAGCCGAGCTGTTTCTCAAGACCCATGACGCAGTTTTTGCTAACAGGCCCAAAGTACAGTTTTCAGACTCGAAAACCATGGCGTTTTCTGAGTTCGGTGGGTACTGGAGGGGCGTTAGAAAGTTTTGCACCATGGAGCTTCTCAGCGCCACCAAAATCGACTCGATGGCGGGGCTAAGAAAGGAGGAGCTGGGGTTTGTAGTGGAGTGGCTAAAAAACGCTGCGGGCACGGGTCAGGTGGTGAATGTTAGCGAGAAGGTATCGCGTCTAATAGAAGACATGACATGTAGAATGTTGTTAGGGAAGAGCAGGGATGACAGGTTTAACTTAACTGAGGTACTTAATGAGATGACTAAGACTACCGGAGCGTTCAATATTGCCGATTTTATACCCTTTTTAGCTCCACTTGATCTCCAG GGACTTGTTCGGAAGACCAAAGTTACTGGCAAGGCATTGGACAAAATCTTGGAAGCCATCATTGATGAACATGAACAAGAAGCTAATGAAGGCTATGAAAAGCCTAATAAGGACTTTGTTGATGTCCTCCTCTCTTTAAAAAGCAATCCTCCAAGTATCCATGAGCAACTAGCCAAAAACATTGACCGCTCAAACATCAAGGCCATCATTTTAGACATCATTTTCGGATCTGTAGAAACCTCCATAACTGCGATCGAATGGATTATGGCAGAACTCCTACGACACAGAAGGGTGATGAAACTGGTCCAAGAAGAAATCCGAAATGTGATAGGAGATAGCGAATTTATAGAAGAATCGCATTTGTCAAAACTAGACTACTTGCATATGGTAgtcaaggaaagtatgagattaCATCCGATAATCCCGTTGCTAATTCCTCATGAGTCCATGGAGGACATTGTGGTTGATGGATATTACATAAAGAAGAAATCTCGCATTATCATTAATAGTTGGGGGCTCGGACATGATCCTAAAAATTGGTCAGAAAATGTGGAAGAATTCATTCCCGAGAGATTTTTAGATAGTAATATTGATCTTCGAGGAAAGAATTTTGAACTAATACCGTTTGGTTCAGGTCGAAGAGGTTGTCCAGGTATGTACTTGGGCCTAACAAATGTTAAGCTGGTGGTTGCTCAATTGGTTCACAGCTTCGACTGGGAGCTACCTTATGGCATGTCACCAGATGAGTTAAATATGGATGAAATTTTTGGTTTGTCGTTGCCCAGAGCAAAGCATCTTCTGGCCATACCCAAGATTCGCCAATGTTAA